TGGGTTCACGTCGTTGATCGGACCGAACGGGGCTGGGAAATCGACGACTCTCATGATGATCGGCCGTTTGCTCGATTTAGACGCGGGTCAAATCCAAGTCGCCGGCATGGACGTGTCGAGCACGAAATCGAAAGACTTGGCGAAAATCGTCACGATTTTACGGCAAGAGAATCATTTCGTGACGCGTCTCACCGTCCGTCAGCTCGCGGGTTTTGGACGTTTCCCGTACTCAAAAGGGCGGTTGACGCAAGAGGATGAACGGATCATCTCGAAATATATCGACTTCCTCGACTTGACGTCGCTCGAGCATCGCTATCTCGATGAATTGTCGGGCGGACAGCGCCAACGGGCGTACGTCGCGATGGTGCTCTGTCAGGAGACGGAATACGTGCTCCTCGACGAGCCGCTCAATAACCTCGATATCGCCCGTTCGGTCCAGATGATGGAATACTTGCGGCACGTCGCCGACGAGTTTGGACGGACGATTGTCAC
This sequence is a window from Exiguobacterium mexicanum. Protein-coding genes within it:
- a CDS encoding iron ABC transporter ATP-binding protein yields the protein MIQLEQVQKSYSDNVQIGPINLDIPKAGFTSLIGPNGAGKSTTLMMIGRLLDLDAGQIQVAGMDVSSTKSKDLAKIVTILRQENHFVTRLTVRQLAGFGRFPYSKGRLTQEDERIISKYIDFLDLTSLEHRYLDELSGGQRQRAYVAMVLCQETEYVLLDEPLNNLDIARSVQMMEYLRHVADEFGRTIVTVLHDINFAAKYSDRICAMKDGNIAAFGTVEEIMDADILSDIFETKLEIIQGPYGPIAVY